One Salvelinus sp. IW2-2015 unplaced genomic scaffold, ASM291031v2 Un_scaffold3785, whole genome shotgun sequence DNA segment encodes these proteins:
- the LOC139026048 gene encoding single-strand DNA endonuclease ASTE1-like → MEQKTRQALNLNVIMNGASTTADKKFVTLRKRFNSMIKQAHHLSMGLRKRGLLPIFVKQVFKQVLIHGTPNKLLQNFTITDKLPVLRWPSAGNDYVNLIRWALIQSSLKATRDGIQPGCLERFFNDGKAPDPDLLTDHLSVLPDWTLLPLMKGTLPSYMIYILLLRPVIQGVQVEDHSLPSGNITSRPIRQVFYGLLLGESREVEEYDREDKNLTSSMVEAVLPSAAQQLQLDTLDQAPHPVRLEVFLETLGVSRSTLNGVPSHLGLPVAVTYYWLRHAHPRPDLPLLQALLLGLVYGELCRQRKSQREEGPVLERLRGLIQRGARSQDLGVTHAFSQWKRCMRDGLDLKQLLCLPLPEPQCAW, encoded by the exons ATGGAACAGAAAACTAGACAAG CATTGAACCTTAATGTGATTATGAACGGAGCCTCGACCACAGCCGATAAAAAGTTTGTAACTCTCCGAAAACGGTTCAATTCAATGATCAAGCAAGCACACCACTTGTCCATGGGCTTAAGGAAGCGGGGTCTACTACCAATCTTCGTCAAACAAGTCTTCAAACAGGTCCTCATCCA CGGTACACCAAACAAGCTTCTGCAGAACTTCACCATCACAGACAAGCTTCCAGTTCTTCGCTGGCCATCGGCAGGAAACGACTATGTGAACTTGATAAGATGGGCTCTTATCCAATCAAGTTTGAAGGCTACCCGCGATGGAATTCAACCCGGTTGCCTGGAGCGGTTCTTCAATGATGGCAAGGCTCCTGATCCCGACCTTCTCACAGACCACCTGAGTGTCCTTCCAGACTGGACCCTGCTGCCGTTGATGAAGGGGACACTTCCCTCCTACATGATATACATTCTGCTGCTGAGGCCAGTGATACAGGGTGTCCAAGTGGAAGACCACAGCTTACCCAGTGGGAACATCACCTCTCGGCCCATACGGCAGGTATTCTACGGGCTGCTGCTGGGTGAGAGCAGGGAAGTGGAGGAGTACGACAGGGAAGACAAGAACCTGACCAGCAGCATGGTTGAAGCCGTCCTGCCCAGTGCTGCACAACAGCTTCAGCTAGACACACTGGATCAG GCTCCACATCCAGTTCGGCTTGAGGTGTTTCTGGAGACCCTTGGTGTGTCCCGGTCCACTTTGAATGGTGTCCCATCTCATCTGGGACTTCCTGTGGCTGTTACCTACTACTGGCTGAGGCACGCCCATCCCCGACCAGACCTTCCTCTCCTGCAGGCCCTGCTACTAGGACTGGTGTACGGAGAGCTCTGCAGACAGAGGAAGAGCCAGAGAG AGGAGGGACCAGTGTTGGAGAGGCTGAGAGGGCTGATTCAGAGAGGTGCTAGGAGTCAGGACCTGGGTGTGACCCACGCCTTTAGCCAATGGAAGCGCTGCATGAGGGATGGCCTTGACCTGAAACAACTGCTGTGTCTCCCTCTACCTGAGCCTCAGTGTGCCTGGTAA